A stretch of the Sulfolobus acidocaldarius SUSAZ genome encodes the following:
- a CDS encoding thymidylate synthase, translating to MKIKLVSYSKDGERVVAIAAKMSRSRKGWDYHEKEMTDDEIETWIRDSIIHGYWSVLEHSVYTFSIEEISRVASHQLVRHRVASYTQMSHRFAKPVDKYYKPITPPSTEKRGKEVMDRAYQDAYNYFYQLLEKGVPEEDARYVLPNGVNTNIVVTMNARELYNFFGLRLCSRAQWEIRAIAWKMLDEAKRVHPRLFKYAGPNCIIHENFIRENPITLEDIDNTIFISQRCIEGVTREGIPKCVKNARSILVSEDRVVMGK from the coding sequence ATGAAAATTAAGCTTGTGTCATATTCAAAAGATGGAGAGAGGGTTGTAGCAATAGCAGCTAAGATGAGTAGATCTCGTAAAGGATGGGACTACCACGAGAAGGAGATGACTGATGATGAGATCGAGACGTGGATTAGAGACTCCATTATACATGGCTATTGGTCGGTGTTAGAGCACTCTGTCTACACATTCTCTATTGAAGAGATATCGCGTGTTGCTTCTCATCAACTAGTTAGGCACAGGGTTGCCTCTTACACTCAGATGTCTCACCGTTTTGCTAAGCCTGTGGACAAGTACTATAAGCCCATCACTCCACCAAGCACAGAGAAGAGGGGGAAAGAAGTAATGGACAGGGCTTACCAAGATGCTTATAACTACTTTTACCAACTCCTGGAGAAAGGCGTACCAGAAGAAGACGCTAGGTATGTATTACCCAACGGAGTGAATACTAACATTGTGGTCACAATGAACGCTCGCGAGTTATATAATTTCTTTGGGTTAAGGCTTTGTAGTAGGGCACAGTGGGAGATAAGGGCTATAGCATGGAAAATGCTAGATGAGGCCAAGAGAGTGCATCCTCGCCTCTTTAAATATGCTGGACCAAATTGCATAATCCACGAAAACTTCATAAGAGAGAACCCCATCACTTTGGAGGATATAGATAACACTATTTTCATCTCTCAGAGGTGTATAGAGGGAGTAACAAGAGAGGGTATACCGAAATGTGTGAAGAATGCAAGAAGTATACTTGTTAGTGAAGATAGGGTAGTTATGGGCAAATAA
- a CDS encoding ParR family transcriptional regulator, protein MSMKKIVSDRVRRGTLRLLVLSSLAEKPMYLYEIIKSIETKAEGFYRPSTGSIYPVLRSLARDGYIIIQERDGKKIYSLTDKGVKKVEEIKIEIESLFTRDPLKRRVIDLLFNIGLTVHINRKKIDDKVLNQLITDLEKCMTLVEEAIKSKGEKTVTQV, encoded by the coding sequence ATGAGTATGAAAAAGATAGTATCAGATAGAGTAAGAAGAGGAACACTAAGGCTCTTAGTTTTAAGTTCATTAGCTGAAAAACCTATGTATCTATACGAGATCATAAAGAGTATAGAAACTAAAGCGGAAGGATTTTACAGACCTAGTACTGGCTCAATTTATCCTGTACTCAGGAGTCTGGCAAGGGATGGATACATAATAATACAAGAGAGAGACGGTAAAAAGATATATAGCCTTACAGATAAAGGAGTAAAGAAAGTTGAGGAAATTAAGATAGAGATAGAGTCACTCTTTACAAGAGATCCTTTGAAGAGGAGAGTTATTGACTTGTTATTTAATATTGGACTAACAGTACATATTAACAGGAAAAAGATTGATGATAAAGTTTTAAACCAACTTATTACAGATCTTGAGAAATGCATGACTCTAGTGGAAGAAGCTATAAAAAGTAAAGGAGAGAAAACAGTAACCCAGGTCTAA
- a CDS encoding phosphomethylpyrimidine kinase: MDERDEILVKLKEAVDKFVSNEKSHQLIPEVKTNLGYSLSNAKDINDVAAIPGRLTVAFNRVIYCLPPSFGASDHIARVILTSMKYDREKRSAINLKYYQEIVDNLPRDQVFIFNRREEPAEQKTKERKTMNYMVELAYNALRKIPNYIVDLGDFGKEPGIFVIDIDPMKVVEKSLKLLDFLNN, encoded by the coding sequence ATGGATGAAAGAGACGAGATTTTAGTTAAGTTGAAAGAGGCAGTAGACAAGTTTGTGTCTAATGAGAAGTCTCACCAATTAATACCAGAGGTTAAGACTAATTTGGGTTACTCACTTTCAAATGCTAAGGACATAAATGATGTGGCAGCCATTCCTGGAAGACTTACAGTGGCATTTAATAGGGTAATCTATTGTTTACCTCCATCCTTTGGCGCTTCTGACCACATAGCGAGAGTGATACTGACTTCAATGAAATACGATAGAGAAAAGAGGAGTGCAATAAATCTAAAGTACTACCAAGAGATTGTAGATAATTTACCTAGGGATCAGGTTTTCATTTTTAACAGGAGAGAGGAACCTGCAGAACAGAAGACAAAGGAGAGAAAAACAATGAACTATATGGTTGAACTGGCTTATAATGCACTGAGGAAGATACCTAATTATATTGTTGACCTTGGCGATTTCGGTAAGGAGCCTGGAATTTTCGTAATCGACATTGATCCTATGAAAGTAGTAGAGAAGAGTCTAAAACTATTGGACTTCTTGAATAACTAA